A region from the Canis aureus isolate CA01 chromosome 10, VMU_Caureus_v.1.0, whole genome shotgun sequence genome encodes:
- the LOC144322798 gene encoding olfactory receptor 13F1-like — MFQANLTYVTHFFLLGFSHYPKVEVIVFVLCLLMYLITLLGNIILISITILDSHLHKPMYFFLSNLSFLDIWYTSSAFTPMLANFVSGEYTISFLGCAAQMYFSLAMGSTECVLLSMMAYDRYVAICNPLRYPIIMNKRVCVQIAAGSWVTGCLTTLVETVYVLQLSLCGNNTINHFACEILAVLKLVCVDTSMVELIMLVITIFLLPMPMLLICISYAFILSNILRISSVDGRSKAFSTCTAHLTVVVLFYGTALSMYLKPSAVDSQEIDKFIALVYGGLTPMLNPIIYSLRNKEVKAAVKKLLIRNPFGTVLISALNNIGASTLP, encoded by the coding sequence ATGTTCCAGGCAAATTTGACATATGTAACACATTTTTTCCTCCTGGGGTTTTCCCACTACCCCAAAGTTGAGGTCATCGTATTTGTGCTGTGCTTGCTGATGTATCTGATCACTCTGCTGGGTAATATAATTCTGATCTCCATCACCATCCTGGATTCCCACCTACACAaacccatgtacttcttcctcagcaACCTCTCCTTTTTAGACATCTGGTACACCTCTTCTGCTTTCACTCCAATGCTGGCAAATTTTGTTTCAGGGGAATACACCATCTCATTCTTAGGGTGTGCTGCTCAGATGTACTTTTCTCTTGCCATGGGTTCCACTGAGTGTGTGCTCCTGTCCATGATGGCATATGACCGGTATGTGGCCATATGCAACCCCTTGAGATACCCCATCATCATGAACAAGAGGGTTTGTGTGCAGATTGCAGCTGGCTCCTGGGTGACAGGCTGCCTCACCACCCTGGTGGAAACAGTATATGTGCTGCAGCTCTCTCTGTGTGGTAATAATACAATCAATCATTTTGCTTGTGAAATTCTGGCTGTCTTGAAACTGGTTTGTGTGGACACCTCCATGGTGGAATTAATCATGCTGGTGATCACCATATTTCTCCTCCCTATGCCAATGCTTCTAATTTGTATATCTTATGCGTTCATTCTCTCCAACATCCTAAGAATCAGCTCTGTGGATGGTCGAAGCAAAGCCTTTTCAACATGTACAGCCCACCTGACTGTGGTGGTTTTGTTCTATGGGACAGCTCTCTCCATGTACCTGAAGCCCTCAGCTGTAGATTCacaagaaatagataaatttataGCTTTGGTATATGGTGGATTAACCCCTATGTTGAATCCTATCATCTATAGTCTACGAAACAAAGAGGTGAAAGCAGCCGTGAAAAAATTGCTGATTAGAAATCCTTTTGGTACTGTGTTAATTTCTGCCCTCAATAATATTGGAGCAAGCACACTCCCCTGA